In Drosophila bipectinata strain 14024-0381.07 chromosome 2R, DbipHiC1v2, whole genome shotgun sequence, one genomic interval encodes:
- the qsm gene encoding uncharacterized protein qsm, which produces MLLSMQMWRSLCLAALFCGLAQAKGSHKVHCSEDQMRVDIGLPEPEGKDQTAPQIYLEGLKGYPDVRCQPQIDGSLAVFRLSLSDFYECGVTRMVNQLTGKKVYYHKIIIESANSKEIVSVKCITTSSPAYNVMMNATTSSSSSSNGRGLVKRDVLPAGFQEPEDLEITTSLTKRAPEPRLSIGVSQDGQKFTRDLTVKSGTPLTMEINLDEDSAPVYGLGVNYLDVTDTHTSSETLIFKGCTVDPYLFENFNTIDGDILSAKFKAFKFPDSSYVQFRATVNVCLDKCLGTQCSNNQVGFGRRKREINANAANKVYEISVAMFLQVQDIEGVNKNEVLQLEEKLQELKLANQRLARNSRGNFASSAVDQSPASALPAFVVDERELGQLTSGSGSGSGSMGLSLLLWTLLGALSWRLM; this is translated from the exons GCTCCCACAAGGTGCACTGCTCCGAGGACCAGATGAGGGTCGACATTGGCCTGCCGGAACCGGAGGGCAAGGACCAGACCGCCCCTCAGATCTATCTGGAGGGACTCAAGGGCTATCCGGATGTGCGTTGCCAGCCTCAAATCGATGGATCTCTGGCAGTGTTCCGGTTGTCACTTAGTGACTTTTACGAGTGCGGGGTCACCAGGATGGTTAACCAGCTAACG GGAAAGAAGGTGTACTAccataaaattattatagaGTCTGCTAACAGCAAGGAGATCGTCAGCGTTAAATGCATCACTACAAGCAGTCCCGCCTATAATGTCATGATGAATGCCAccaccagctccagctccagctccaacgGACGCGGCTTGGTCAAGCGGGATGTGCTGCCGGCGGGTTTCCAGGAACCTGA AGACCTGGAGATCACCACCTCGCTGACCAAGCGGGCCCCAGAACCCAGGCTCTCCATTGGAGTTAGCCAGGATGGCCAGAAGTTCACCAGGGATTTGACTGTTAAATCG GGAACCCCCTTGACCATGGAAATCAATCTTGACGAGGACTCGGCTCCGGTTTATGGCTTGGGAGTAAATTATCTTGATGTGACTGATACACACACCTCCTCGGAGACCTTGATCTTCAAGGG TTGCACTGTGGATCCTTATCTGTTTGAGAACTTCAACACCATTGACGGAGACATTCTGAGCGCCAAGTTCAAGGCCTTCAAGTTCCCAGACTCCTCCTACGTCCAGTTCCGGGCCACGGTCAATGTCTGCTTGGACAAGTGCCTGGGCACCCAGTGCTCCAACAACCAGGTGGGCTTCGGCCGTCGCAAGAGGGAGATCAATGCAAATGCGGCGAATAAGGTCTACGAGATCTCGGTGGCCATGTTCCTGCAGGTGCAGGACATCGAGGGCGTTAACAAGA ATGAGGTACTGCAATTGGAGGAGAAGCTTCAGGAGCTGAAGCTGGCCAACCAGCGCCTGGCCAGAAACAGTCGCGGCAACTTTGCTAGCAGCGCTGTGGATCAGTCCCCGGCCAGCGCACTGCCCGCCTTCGTGGTGGACGAGCGGGAGTTGGGGCAACTCACCTCAGGATCGggatctggatctggatcGATGGGCCTTTCACTCCTCCTCTGGACGCTGCTGGGTGCCCTGAGTTGGCGGCTGATGTAA